Proteins from a genomic interval of Paenibacillus lentus:
- a CDS encoding serine protease, which produces MELDLYKLSLDERVYNPAVPVGVFAEITKEMLTEKGCHALQEAHLNFTIQEAERVQYPDYLEYPLPLLSTRLKLLVEKFCPQMKFFAVRLLDLRRKHSQTYWLMIPPRVDCLSAESEFRPDGALRRLVVEVDQQNPWMLFQVAGIAETQILVHLALAESILRRDFDGIRLTRVERAATGSSEATYGS; this is translated from the coding sequence ATGGAGCTTGATTTGTACAAGCTGAGCCTGGATGAGCGTGTGTATAACCCGGCTGTTCCTGTGGGCGTTTTTGCGGAGATCACCAAAGAAATGCTGACGGAGAAAGGCTGTCATGCGCTTCAGGAGGCCCATTTGAATTTTACGATCCAGGAGGCAGAACGGGTGCAATACCCGGATTATTTGGAGTATCCTCTGCCTTTGTTATCGACCCGGCTGAAGCTATTAGTCGAGAAGTTCTGTCCACAAATGAAGTTCTTCGCGGTTCGCTTGCTGGATCTTCGGCGCAAGCATAGCCAGACGTACTGGCTGATGATCCCTCCACGGGTTGATTGCTTGTCTGCGGAGAGTGAGTTTCGGCCGGATGGGGCGCTTCGCCGTCTCGTGGTAGAGGTGGATCAGCAGAATCCATGGATGCTGTTCCAAGTGGCTGGTATTGCGGAGACACAGATTTTGGTTCATCTGGCGCTGGCGGAAAGCATACTGCGCAGAGACTTTGACGGAATCCGGCTAACGCGCGTCGAACGGGCGGCGACTGGAAGCAGTGAAGCTACTTACGGTAGTTGA
- a CDS encoding contractile injection system protein, VgrG/Pvc8 family produces MQAESTQAAAGYGQVRLVWPYRIQQISELRLERNVGEHAKLWLTGIVPEEDKDRYIQEARSQDPIALEETDEQGKTKRTLFQGILDTIAVRVVRGIYYVELTAVSYSALMDVEVRTRSYQNREMKCSELVESVLAAYPGSDFIDNAMSHQRIGQFTLQYKETDWQFLKRVASRFGAVVIAETAAASPKLWMGLPVGRFHPLPEDTPYTIQRDLSALEEARGDGAADLHPYDFTRYAVDLVNWYPLGDILEFAGQELVIFSAITQFTGGELRHQYILSPERGIRQNKILNTPLAGASLEGKIIDVQKDQVRVHMDVDGKQAKEEASWLPYFSIYTAEGNSGFYCMPQQGDSVQVYFPSPREEEAIAMSSIRRGGQPSPKMEDPSMKYWGTNYGKEMKFGGSELTLTATEGSLFISLEDEAGVLIQSDSGVIMASKKDLELASEKEIKIEAETGIYLVCGDSSIVMDGDTDIQGTEIVLEGLQKSPVYVEDLEPEPEPPFVSEVEPPEKKKSFWEKALDVVQVGLDVAGLIPGLGEIADLVNAGIYLARGDYANAALSAAAAIPFAGWAATGAKFVKRGVETFKAGQKLMKGVDRAVDAFQAVKKTASMMPSPMRQDLGKVWTKARKLGNNLGLGEQLGKIKNAMQRLSVGHPRLAHAVSTSANVGQQVAMQYTRSLAIEAAMEAGGRIEFIGNFIEQIGGDKMRAAITWVSIATNKGRSKGKATTGLNRHFGFTSGGGSGGSGKRGGRGNAGDVNEASGPVIVKVSKNATPDQKAQAQKYVEGCNRALKEGYISETGRVSTKGKLRQEASRAAKKEKQRAEKNGNPYQGHPGHVPDTTWTNNPEPFEWLDLDPKINTSIGGQANGYPVGYKPTEFILEEVDNAKEQKKKENKKRRK; encoded by the coding sequence GTGCAAGCAGAGTCGACACAGGCAGCAGCAGGATATGGCCAAGTGCGGCTCGTGTGGCCTTACCGCATACAACAGATCAGTGAGCTGCGACTAGAGCGGAACGTAGGTGAGCACGCCAAGCTGTGGTTAACCGGGATTGTGCCGGAGGAAGATAAGGATCGTTATATTCAAGAGGCTAGAAGTCAGGACCCAATTGCGTTGGAAGAGACGGATGAGCAGGGAAAGACAAAGCGTACTCTGTTCCAGGGGATTCTGGACACGATCGCGGTTCGCGTTGTTCGGGGCATTTACTATGTCGAGTTGACAGCTGTTTCCTACTCGGCCCTGATGGACGTTGAAGTCAGAACCCGTTCTTACCAGAATCGGGAGATGAAATGCAGCGAACTGGTGGAGTCGGTTCTAGCGGCTTACCCGGGATCGGATTTTATCGATAATGCTATGAGCCATCAGCGTATTGGGCAATTTACGCTGCAGTATAAAGAGACCGACTGGCAGTTTCTGAAAAGGGTAGCTTCACGATTCGGGGCTGTCGTCATTGCGGAAACTGCGGCGGCATCTCCCAAGCTGTGGATGGGGCTCCCTGTGGGCCGGTTTCATCCGCTGCCGGAAGATACCCCTTATACGATTCAGCGTGATTTAAGCGCTCTGGAAGAGGCGCGCGGTGATGGAGCTGCGGATTTGCATCCATATGATTTTACCCGCTACGCGGTCGACCTGGTGAACTGGTATCCACTAGGCGATATTCTGGAATTCGCGGGACAGGAGCTAGTTATCTTCTCTGCGATCACGCAATTTACAGGAGGAGAGCTGCGGCATCAATACATACTTAGCCCGGAGAGAGGCATCCGGCAGAACAAAATTCTCAATACACCGCTGGCGGGAGCCTCGCTGGAAGGGAAAATTATCGACGTCCAGAAGGATCAAGTACGCGTCCATATGGATGTGGACGGGAAGCAGGCAAAGGAGGAGGCAAGCTGGCTGCCCTATTTTTCGATCTACACCGCCGAGGGCAATAGCGGTTTCTACTGCATGCCGCAGCAGGGAGATTCGGTGCAGGTGTATTTTCCAAGCCCGCGGGAGGAAGAAGCGATCGCCATGAGCTCGATCCGCCGAGGAGGCCAGCCTTCGCCGAAGATGGAAGATCCCAGCATGAAGTACTGGGGAACCAACTACGGCAAAGAAATGAAGTTCGGGGGCAGCGAACTAACGCTCACCGCTACGGAAGGAAGCCTGTTCATCTCTTTGGAGGATGAGGCGGGTGTATTAATTCAGAGCGACTCTGGAGTAATCATGGCAAGCAAGAAGGATTTGGAGCTTGCATCGGAGAAGGAAATAAAGATCGAAGCGGAGACTGGAATCTATCTGGTGTGCGGCGACAGCAGTATTGTCATGGACGGAGATACGGACATCCAGGGTACGGAAATTGTGCTGGAGGGATTGCAGAAAAGTCCGGTATACGTCGAAGATCTGGAGCCGGAACCGGAGCCGCCTTTTGTATCCGAAGTAGAGCCGCCTGAGAAGAAGAAGAGCTTTTGGGAAAAAGCGCTGGATGTGGTTCAGGTCGGCCTGGATGTCGCGGGGCTGATCCCGGGGCTTGGGGAGATCGCTGACCTCGTGAACGCAGGTATCTACCTGGCTCGTGGTGATTACGCGAACGCGGCATTGTCCGCGGCGGCGGCCATTCCGTTTGCCGGATGGGCGGCGACCGGGGCCAAGTTCGTGAAGCGCGGCGTCGAAACGTTTAAGGCAGGTCAGAAGCTGATGAAGGGCGTAGACCGGGCGGTGGATGCCTTCCAGGCGGTGAAGAAGACCGCCAGTATGATGCCAAGTCCGATGAGGCAGGACCTCGGCAAGGTGTGGACGAAAGCCCGGAAGCTGGGCAACAATCTGGGGCTGGGCGAACAGCTCGGGAAGATCAAGAATGCCATGCAGCGCCTGTCGGTTGGCCATCCAAGGCTCGCCCACGCTGTAAGCACATCGGCTAACGTCGGCCAGCAGGTCGCCATGCAATATACCCGCAGCCTGGCGATAGAAGCTGCAATGGAAGCCGGAGGCCGGATCGAATTCATCGGCAACTTCATCGAGCAGATCGGCGGAGACAAGATGCGCGCCGCAATCACCTGGGTATCCATCGCCACGAACAAGGGGCGGAGCAAGGGCAAGGCTACTACTGGCCTTAACCGCCATTTTGGCTTTACCAGCGGTGGCGGTAGTGGTGGCTCTGGGAAGCGTGGGGGTAGGGGGAATGCTGGAGACGTTAATGAAGCGTCAGGTCCAGTTATAGTTAAAGTATCAAAAAATGCTACACCTGATCAAAAAGCGCAAGCACAAAAGTATGTAGAAGGATGTAATAGAGCTTTAAAAGAGGGGTATATATCAGAAACAGGTAGAGTTTCTACTAAAGGGAAACTAAGGCAGGAAGCTTCTCGTGCTGCAAAAAAAGAAAAACAACGGGCAGAAAAAAATGGTAACCCATATCAAGGACACCCAGGTCACGTGCCTGATACAACCTGGACAAATAATCCAGAGCCTTTTGAGTGGCTAGATTTAGATCCAAAGATCAATACAAGTATTGGTGGACAGGCTAATGGATACCCTGTAGGTTATAAACCAACAGAATTTATTCTAGAAGAAGTTGATAACGCAAAGGAACAAAAAAAGAAAGAGAATAAGAAGAGACGGAAATAA
- a CDS encoding DUF4280 domain-containing protein has protein sequence MEVVGAYSTNETDGGEQKSYVVAGAILSCSCGTQLNRLKTPLCHGVHLKEKAQMNVADSEPMVNIIPFGNCFSMLNPAVQNGEMDIEGLQKAPCVPVILEKWAGGKEDVLIEGEPALLSNCTTFCIHGGLIQIEDDGQELDGTSVG, from the coding sequence ATGGAAGTTGTCGGTGCATATTCCACCAATGAAACTGACGGAGGAGAGCAGAAAAGCTATGTCGTGGCCGGAGCGATCTTAAGCTGCAGCTGTGGTACGCAATTGAATCGGCTGAAGACACCGCTGTGTCATGGCGTGCATTTGAAGGAGAAGGCGCAAATGAATGTTGCGGATTCTGAGCCTATGGTGAATATCATCCCGTTTGGCAACTGCTTCAGCATGCTGAATCCGGCAGTTCAGAACGGGGAAATGGATATCGAAGGCTTACAGAAAGCGCCTTGCGTTCCCGTTATTCTGGAGAAATGGGCTGGGGGCAAGGAAGATGTTTTGATTGAAGGGGAGCCAGCGTTGCTTAGCAACTGCACGACCTTTTGCATCCACGGTGGACTCATTCAGATTGAGGACGATGGCCAGGAGCTCGATGGAACATCGGTGGGGTGA
- a CDS encoding contractile injection system protein, VgrG/Pvc8 family: protein MTESALTYDNLVVSPFELVNLLELTIVKKVNDHACLKFTGIVSEEIKDSYVLMCDARTTVKISQRNEQGTLSPLFCGIVRNIAVKAVRGVYHLEVEAVSHTFELDVKKRSRSFQNKNITYPDLLNVVKTPYRGIDIIDEATGGGAIGRFTMQYLETDWQFLTRLASRLRTVLIPSVVFDEPKFFFGLPDGSIKGVIQESHYQMMKRMDPYRHTTQNTSAKVLENDYIYYEVESERVFQLGDNVQFKGSLLYVIEAWTEMKQGQLTHRYILSSREGLRPNPFYNDQIIGVSIQGQVIAVQKDTVKVHLAIDNTQQANDAHCFPYASVYTAEGNSGWYCMPEVGDHVRVYFPGNREEEGVASSSVRQNSDEGETNKLGNPDHKYFRTAAGKELMMTPEEVVITGKDGEIFIRLSESGGIEISSSKEIKLVAKEDILMNAEQNITISAKEKITLTSQETSTIEMDDRTVISGLELKTN from the coding sequence ATGACGGAGTCCGCGCTTACTTATGACAATCTGGTGGTCAGCCCGTTTGAACTGGTGAATTTGCTGGAGCTGACAATTGTGAAGAAAGTGAATGATCACGCTTGTTTGAAATTTACGGGCATCGTGTCTGAGGAGATAAAGGACAGCTATGTGCTCATGTGCGATGCCAGAACCACCGTCAAGATCAGCCAGCGCAACGAGCAGGGCACATTGTCCCCGCTGTTTTGCGGTATTGTGCGGAACATTGCCGTAAAGGCCGTCCGGGGCGTATACCATTTGGAAGTCGAAGCGGTGTCGCATACCTTTGAGCTGGATGTGAAAAAAAGAAGTCGTTCCTTCCAGAACAAAAACATTACGTATCCCGACCTGCTGAATGTGGTCAAAACGCCTTACCGGGGCATTGACATTATCGACGAGGCTACCGGAGGCGGGGCGATCGGGCGGTTCACGATGCAGTACCTGGAGACGGATTGGCAGTTCCTGACCCGGCTGGCCTCGCGGCTGCGCACCGTGCTGATTCCTTCGGTCGTCTTTGACGAGCCTAAGTTCTTCTTCGGCTTGCCGGATGGCAGCATCAAAGGGGTTATTCAGGAAAGCCACTATCAAATGATGAAGCGAATGGACCCGTATCGCCATACGACGCAGAATACGAGCGCCAAAGTCTTGGAGAACGACTATATCTATTACGAGGTAGAGTCGGAGCGGGTGTTCCAGCTTGGGGACAACGTACAGTTCAAAGGCTCCTTGCTGTATGTCATCGAGGCTTGGACGGAAATGAAGCAAGGTCAGCTGACTCACCGCTATATATTAAGCTCCCGGGAGGGACTGCGGCCGAATCCTTTTTACAATGATCAAATTATTGGCGTTTCGATTCAGGGCCAAGTCATTGCTGTGCAGAAGGACACGGTCAAAGTTCACCTCGCCATTGACAATACCCAGCAGGCTAACGATGCACATTGCTTTCCGTATGCTTCGGTATATACGGCCGAGGGGAACAGCGGCTGGTATTGCATGCCTGAGGTCGGCGACCATGTGCGCGTCTATTTTCCCGGCAACCGGGAGGAGGAGGGCGTGGCCAGCAGCTCGGTGCGGCAAAATTCCGACGAAGGTGAGACGAACAAGCTGGGCAACCCCGATCATAAATATTTCCGGACAGCCGCTGGCAAGGAGCTGATGATGACGCCGGAGGAAGTGGTGATCACAGGGAAGGATGGCGAGATATTTATCCGTCTAAGCGAGAGCGGCGGCATTGAAATATCCAGCAGCAAGGAAATCAAGCTGGTTGCGAAGGAGGACATTCTGATGAATGCCGAGCAGAATATTACGATTTCGGCCAAGGAGAAAATTACGCTGACGAGCCAAGAGACGAGCACCATCGAAATGGACGACCGCACGGTGATCTCGGGACTGGAGCTGAAGACGAACTAA
- a CDS encoding pentapeptide repeat-containing protein, protein MRNEGALAHFRDEVIRPQRQIMLEQLEQTYQGWRLELIGEFIASFRAWCRQLLELQAAGKKGRIGYMTYSMLRTAMQSGKMMYLGEAQDENWFMDPQPVRCGYEAKWAYLPLEKWKEAVMSRRREYAGQISEMDVEREMRHEAAYVHGYVVALIRQAMPEAVRLEEFFQLDKEAVVEIRVGEYLDHSEIVYKLDERDLDSAEVREWLEAAKECECAYEVYRKLDLTGGDYSELDFRYARFEDTQLKDSQLAECMLVGTRFERCLLAGTNFVGSYLHEASFEHCGLQGADFRLVEGMSGTAGMEDWEIPGFIGVNFAGADLSDADFTGANLRGARFIGANLTGASFIGANVQGADFTNAVLKDADFTGAILEGALIDESIAVSSTLAARRALLTYFTEAEGEVNLDGA, encoded by the coding sequence ATGAGGAATGAAGGTGCGCTGGCTCATTTTCGCGACGAGGTGATTCGTCCGCAGCGGCAGATCATGCTCGAGCAGTTGGAACAGACTTATCAAGGCTGGCGTCTGGAGCTGATCGGGGAGTTCATCGCTTCGTTTCGGGCCTGGTGCCGGCAGCTGCTGGAGCTTCAGGCTGCGGGGAAGAAGGGACGGATCGGTTATATGACCTATTCGATGCTGCGGACAGCAATGCAAAGCGGAAAGATGATGTATCTAGGGGAAGCGCAGGATGAGAACTGGTTTATGGACCCCCAGCCCGTCAGATGCGGTTATGAAGCCAAATGGGCTTATCTGCCGCTGGAGAAGTGGAAGGAAGCGGTCATGTCCAGACGGCGGGAATATGCGGGACAGATTAGCGAGATGGATGTGGAGCGGGAAATGCGGCATGAAGCCGCCTATGTTCATGGCTATGTCGTCGCTTTGATCCGCCAGGCGATGCCCGAAGCCGTACGGCTGGAAGAATTCTTCCAGCTCGATAAGGAGGCGGTGGTTGAAATCCGCGTAGGCGAGTATTTGGACCACAGCGAAATCGTCTATAAGCTGGACGAGCGGGATTTGGACAGCGCAGAGGTGAGGGAATGGCTCGAGGCGGCCAAAGAGTGTGAATGCGCTTACGAAGTATACCGCAAGCTGGATTTGACTGGCGGGGATTACAGCGAATTGGATTTTCGCTACGCACGGTTCGAGGATACGCAGTTGAAGGACAGCCAGCTGGCGGAATGCATGCTGGTCGGCACGCGTTTTGAGAGATGCCTGCTTGCAGGCACGAATTTTGTTGGGTCCTACTTGCATGAAGCCAGCTTCGAGCATTGCGGGCTGCAAGGGGCGGATTTCAGACTCGTGGAAGGGATGAGCGGCACGGCAGGCATGGAGGATTGGGAAATTCCCGGGTTTATTGGTGTGAATTTTGCCGGGGCGGATTTATCCGATGCCGATTTCACGGGGGCGAATCTGCGCGGAGCCCGGTTTATCGGCGCGAATCTGACTGGGGCGAGCTTCATTGGGGCCAATGTTCAGGGCGCTGATTTTACGAATGCGGTATTGAAGGATGCCGATTTTACCGGTGCCATTCTGGAGGGAGCGCTCATCGACGAGAGCATTGCCGTTTCCAGTACTTTGGCTGCGCGGCGAGCTTTGCTTACTTATTTCACGGAAGCCGAGGGAGAGGTGAATCTCGATGGAGCTTGA